From Endozoicomonas sp. 8E, the proteins below share one genomic window:
- a CDS encoding CNNM domain-containing protein has protein sequence MLLVVAVACLIVAVTAILSVIESAIIYVDDLRLATILRHKPVNKADIKYVIKNKEAHLSSMVTLITLISIAGSSMIGAIAARHFNDTGLAIFTALLTYFMLVFAKILPKLFAVQMAEPVLNHSARFVRVICFLLRPMLKMTLVWARLFRIENTQEPSRDELKGIIRHFNKSGVIEREERKMAELALKMNQKTLAALTTEDGPMVWLASDSRVQDIQAFICEHSYKRYLVVNDGEVVGIVHYRHITSCLVNGLADKTVGELARQVVFLEEQCTLLDAVKAFGKARASVALLAGRNPEQTRMITAKQVYRAILQAS, from the coding sequence ATGCTTCTTGTTGTTGCTGTTGCCTGCCTGATTGTTGCTGTTACTGCTATTCTTTCGGTTATTGAATCTGCCATTATTTATGTTGATGATCTCAGGCTAGCCACAATTCTCAGACACAAGCCGGTCAACAAGGCCGACATTAAATACGTTATCAAGAACAAGGAGGCTCACCTGTCCTCCATGGTCACTTTGATCACGCTGATCAGTATTGCCGGAAGTTCGATGATAGGAGCTATTGCTGCCAGACATTTTAATGACACCGGTTTGGCCATATTCACTGCTCTTCTGACCTACTTCATGTTGGTATTTGCCAAAATTTTACCAAAGCTGTTTGCGGTTCAGATGGCAGAGCCCGTACTCAATCATTCTGCCCGTTTCGTAAGAGTTATCTGCTTTCTGCTTCGGCCAATGCTCAAGATGACGCTGGTCTGGGCCAGACTGTTCAGGATTGAGAATACTCAGGAGCCAAGTCGGGACGAGCTGAAAGGCATCATTCGTCACTTCAATAAGTCCGGTGTGATAGAGCGTGAAGAGCGTAAAATGGCAGAACTGGCTCTGAAAATGAACCAGAAGACTCTGGCAGCCTTGACCACGGAGGATGGTCCTATGGTCTGGCTTGCCTCTGATTCCAGAGTGCAGGACATTCAGGCATTCATTTGCGAGCATTCCTACAAGCGCTATCTGGTTGTGAACGATGGCGAAGTAGTGGGTATTGTGCACTATCGTCATATCACTAGCTGTCTGGTTAATGGCCTTGCCGATAAAACGGTCGGAGAGTTGGCCAGACAGGTTGTTTTCCTGGAAGAGCAGTGTACTTTGCTGGATGCCGTAAAGGCTTTTGGCAAGGCCCGGGCTTCTGTCGCACTTCTTGCCGGGCGCAATCCGGAACAGACCCGAATGATCACGGCCAAACAGGTTTATCGAGCTATCCTACAGGCTTCCTGA
- a CDS encoding cobalamin adenosyltransferase — MALKKSKDVRELCYPFIYERSPLCDHEIITDELCTTLGGAIYELEGDERFRDIYDFLCELQPKIFHLNASIRGKQAIFEEQIEWLSGYFDRYQEEIAGRIKGFVLPRGPRPVQLLHSCRSLSKKAIRAMVLVDAEGIEVPDVLHRFANMLCNLFFRLTVVINGRLGINEPEYVSKSYKSKSPSKLKQQSTKKVV, encoded by the coding sequence ATGGCACTTAAAAAATCCAAAGACGTCCGGGAACTATGCTATCCCTTCATCTACGAGCGTTCACCTTTGTGTGATCACGAAATTATTACCGACGAGCTTTGTACGACACTGGGCGGAGCTATCTATGAGCTGGAAGGAGATGAACGATTCAGGGATATCTACGATTTTCTCTGCGAACTGCAGCCGAAAATTTTTCATCTTAATGCTTCTATCCGGGGGAAGCAGGCCATCTTTGAAGAGCAGATAGAGTGGCTCTCCGGGTATTTTGATCGTTATCAGGAAGAGATTGCCGGGCGAATAAAAGGTTTTGTTTTACCTCGCGGACCCCGGCCTGTTCAGTTGCTTCACTCCTGTCGTTCGCTCAGTAAAAAAGCGATCAGAGCTATGGTTCTGGTGGATGCTGAAGGCATAGAAGTTCCGGATGTTTTGCACCGCTTTGCCAACATGCTTTGCAATCTCTTTTTCAGATTAACGGTGGTGATTAATGGACGACTAGGGATCAACGAACCTGAGTATGTCAGCAAGAGTTATAAGTCCAAGTCACCCTCAAAGTTAAAGCAGCAGTCGACGAAAAAGGTTGTGTAA